One Halobaculum sp. CBA1158 DNA segment encodes these proteins:
- a CDS encoding NUDIX hydrolase, translated as MVEVRALATDAVIVLEGEVVLLERAHSPFEGSWVLPGGLVEPDETAREACVREVSEEVGLDVSVEEFVGLYDDPDRDERGNVSAAYRCTPVSDDTPTPRKEARQVETFDPADLPEMGFDHEQIVTDTLLD; from the coding sequence ATGGTCGAGGTTCGAGCACTCGCGACCGACGCGGTGATCGTACTCGAAGGGGAGGTGGTGCTCCTTGAACGGGCACACTCGCCCTTCGAGGGAAGCTGGGTTCTTCCGGGTGGCCTTGTTGAACCCGACGAAACCGCACGAGAGGCCTGTGTCCGCGAGGTGAGTGAGGAGGTTGGTCTCGATGTCTCGGTTGAGGAGTTCGTCGGGCTCTACGACGATCCGGATCGGGACGAGCGGGGAAACGTCAGCGCGGCGTACCGATGTACGCCTGTCTCCGACGACACACCGACACCGCGTAAGGAAGCACGGCAGGTGGAGACCTTCGACCCGGCTGATCTACCGGAGATGGGCTTCGACCACGAGCAGATCGTCACCGACACGCTCCTCGACTGA